In a genomic window of Prochlorococcus marinus subsp. marinus str. CCMP1375:
- a CDS encoding SDR family NAD(P)-dependent oxidoreductase — protein sequence MRTILITGGSRGIGKRIAELAIDNGHRVGLGLRDVNSIKGSKVEGELNKFKKNILISKYDAINNLDANLWVDEAINYFGEIDTLIHCAGIFKKTNLIFEKGEEADIKDLWQVNVMGPWLLTRAAWPYLCKSKTSRIIVLVSMSGKRSKGQLAGYTATKFALMGLCQTIRNEGWEKGIRVSAICPSWVNTEMSNSIVTISKEAMTQPEDIASIVSTILELPNSCIPFEIPINCNLET from the coding sequence TTGAGAACGATTCTAATAACAGGAGGTTCAAGAGGTATAGGTAAGCGAATTGCAGAGCTAGCAATTGATAATGGACATCGAGTGGGTTTAGGGTTAAGGGATGTTAATTCTATTAAAGGATCTAAAGTTGAAGGAGAATTAAACAAATTTAAGAAAAATATTTTGATAAGTAAATATGATGCAATAAATAATCTAGATGCAAATTTATGGGTAGATGAAGCAATTAATTATTTTGGAGAAATAGATACATTGATACATTGCGCTGGAATATTTAAAAAGACCAATCTAATCTTTGAAAAAGGAGAAGAGGCGGATATAAAAGATTTATGGCAAGTAAATGTTATGGGTCCATGGCTGCTTACAAGAGCTGCATGGCCATATCTTTGCAAAAGCAAAACTTCACGGATAATAGTTCTCGTCTCAATGAGTGGGAAAAGGTCAAAAGGTCAGCTTGCTGGATATACCGCTACTAAGTTTGCCCTAATGGGGCTCTGTCAAACTATTAGAAATGAAGGATGGGAGAAAGGTATAAGAGTAAGCGCTATATGTCCTAGCTGGGTTAATACAGAAATGTCAAATTCAATAGTAACTATTAGCAAAGAGGCAATGACTCAACCAGAAGATATAGCTTCTATTGTTTCAACAATATTAGAGTTGCCTAATAGCTGTATTCCTTTTGAAATCCCTATTAATTGCAATCTAGAAACCTAG